The Bacteroidota bacterium genomic sequence GTTCGGCTCTGTTTGAACTTTGTACTTATACCACAGGAAAAGAAAGAGAGAAACTTTTTAATAGGGCAGAGCTTATTATTAAATCTTTAAGTTCTGAAGTTTACAGGGCACAACCCGGCACAAACGGTTTCTTTGTCCTTAGGCATAATGTGGGTGGTTTCCCTCAGCGTAGTGAAATTGATGTACCCCTGATATATTCGGATTATTATTTCCTTGAAGCCCTGCTTCGTTATAAAAGGTTGTTGAAATAAGACATTTGACATAAATTAATTGAACAATTTGTTTGAAAATAATTTATACTTGTTAAAAATAAATGAGTACAAATAATCCGTTTAGGTCTTTTTTTATTAAAAAATAAATCATTCCCCTCATGAAAAAATTTGTGTTACTTTTTTTCCTTTTTACCCTGGCCAGGGTTTATGG encodes the following:
- a CDS encoding glucuronyl hydrolase, which codes for SALFELCTYTTGKEREKLFNRAELIIKSLSSEVYRAQPGTNGFFVLRHNVGGFPQRSEIDVPLIYSDYYFLEALLRYKRLLK